TGCCTGATCGTTATTTTTTTTATTAACGATACGATAATATAGGGAAATGGTATGAGCTACTCACTGACTCCAGAACAAAATATTTTATTTGAAAGTGCATATAAATTTGGCTGTGAAGAAATATTGCCTATTTCACTTTTGTGTGAAGAGCAGGAAAATATTCCAAGAGAATTATTGGCTAAGATTGGAAAGCTAGGCTTCGGTGCTATTTGTGTTCCAAAAAGTCTTGGGGGATTGGGGGAGGACTTTTTAGCCAGTTCATTGGTGCATGAGGCTCTCGCCATGTCTTGCCCTGCAATAGCGGCATTCGTATCTGTTCATAATATGGCGACGGGCATTATAGCTAAATATGGAACGACAGCCTTAAGGTCAGAGTGGTTAGAACGGTTAGTCACCATGGAGTCGATAGCGTCTTATTGTTTGACTGAGCCACATTGCGGTTCAGATGCGGTCTCCTTGACAACAACAGCAGTAAAAGAGGAGGGGGGATACAAGACAACGGGCACTAAATCATTTATTACCGGTGGAGGGTACTCGGATATTTATTTGGTGATGGTAAGAACGGGGGGGAAAGGGCCTCTTGGCATTAGCGCCCTATGTGTGGAAAAAGAGACCAATGGTCTGCGTTTCGCATCACCAGAGAAAAAAATGGGCTGGAAATCCCATTCCACGTCAAAAATCCTATTGGAGGACTGTCTTATCCCTATCAGTAATTTGGTGGGAAGAGAAGGGCATGGATTTCGTTTGGCAATGGAAGCGCTTAATGAAGGTCGCTTGAATATTGCATCTTGCTCATTAGGAGGTGCGCAAGCAGCCTTCAATAAGGCTGTTTTGTATATGTCCGATAGAACAGCATTTGGCAAGAAACTAAAGGATTTTCAAGCATTGCAATTTAAAATAGCTGAAATGGAAACTGAACTTCAGTCATCACGAGCCATGTTAAGGCTAGCGGCAAAAAAAATGGATGACCGCACCAAAGATGCAACAACATATTGTGCGATGGCCAAATTAATGGTTACTGAACGGTCATCCAGGGTCGCCAATGATGCGCTACAGATCCTGGGAGGATATGGATATCTCACGGATTATGGAATTGAAAAAATTGTGCGAGATTTACGCGTGCATCAAATCGTTGAAGGCAGCAGTGAGGTGATGAAGGAAATTATATCGAGCAGTATATTTCATAAGTAGGTAAGACAGTGAGTAATTATTGAACTCATGATGTTTATATCAAGTTGACGATGAGGTTTAACGAGTGAAGCAACTGTCTTATCCCAGATTTCCCTACTTTTCTCTCTCGGATTTCAGCATTCATCAATTAACCGTTTTTTTCAGAGAAAGGATGCAATTACTAAAGCTTTTCGCGTCTGGCGGTACACTGTTTATCCTTGCTGCCGCAGCCATGATTGCTGCCGGAGGTATTATCAGTGTTTTGCTTCCCGGCTTTGCACATCAGGTAGTCGCGGATATGACGAGTAATAGTGAATCTAAACCCGTGTTCTATTCTGTGCTTTATTTGTCTTTGGCTCTCTTTAGTCTTCAGGCTTTAGAAATAGTACGATCATATATCGGAAAAATAGCCGCAAAGCGTATTGATGGTACTATCCGGATGCAGGTAAGAAACATTATCTTGTCTGTGCGGGGTATGGAGCAATTAGAACAAGCTGAGTTTCAGCAGATGGTCGAGAAAGCCAGCGATCAAGGATTAACCTGGCGCATACGTTCTGCGGGGACTGCTGCAATAGGGCAACTTCAATTAATAGCCCGTATTGTTTCTGTGCTAGGCATGGCGTTTGCCTTAGCACATTACTTCCCGTTGTTAGCGGGGTTTTTATTTATCTCGACCAGTTTTTTACGCGCAGTGGGGTTACGTCAATGGTTGTTTCTGGAAAAATTTAAAGACGACCGATTATCTGAGAAGAGAAAGGTTGACTATTGGTCGGCATTAGCTACAACGCCTGAACCAGCCAAGGAAATCCGAATCTTTGGTCTTTCTGGGTGGGTTAGTGAAAAACGGAAGGCTGCTCATCTTATGTGGCTTTCTGACTACTGGCGGGTAAGGAGGAAAATCCTTAACAACCAGGTATTCCCCGCAGCGCTTGCTGTCATTAATGGTATCGCTGCTCTCTACATACCTGGTGCATCTGCATTCAATGGGGAAATTTCTAATGCAGATTTGGCCGCATGTCTCGTCGCAGCTTGGGGCATTTTTAAAATGGCGACGATTGGAGGCGAAGCCTATGACATCGAGTATGGAAGAACAGCGATTACAGCACTCGATACACTGAAAGCATCCATTTATCCTGAACCCGACTCTGGTGTATCAGTTGATAATTCTCTACCTGATATCGTTTTTCGTAATATCTCATTTAAATACCCTAATAGCCCGAATGCGATATTTGAAAACTTCAATTTGCATATTAAACCACGTGAACGGATTGCCATCGTAGGGAGCAACGGTGTAGGGAAAACAACATTAATAAAACTATTGGCCGGTCTTTATCTCCCTGATTCAGGGGAAATACTAATTAATGGTAAGGATATAAGGGAATTAAATATTTCTAGCTGGCGAAAGAGAATGTCTGTTTTATTCCAGGATTTTATTCGATATCCTTTGTCGATACGCGAAAATATTACAGCATCGGCGCCTGGCGAAATCAGCACTGACGACGAATTAATGGAGTTATTAACTCGCTGTGGTGCCGCGGAAGTGGTCAGAAAAAATGACCGTGGGCTGGACACTGAAGTTTGGCGTACAGGTATGCAAGGCAATGATTTATCTGGTGGTGAGTGGCAAAAACTTGCGTTGACCAGAGTAATCTATGCCGCGTTCCACGGTAGAAAAGTGATTATTCTTGATGAACCAACTGCGCATATGGATGTTCATGCCGATGTCGAATTTTTTGATAGGGTGAACAGGTTGGCGGGCGACAGTACGGTAATTATTATTTCCCATCGCCTATCAACTGTTCGTTTCGCAGACCGGATTATTTTGTTAAATAACGGCGTGGTAGCTGAGCAAGGCAATCATGAACAGCTTATGTTCCAAAATGGTGCATATGCAAATTTATTTAATTTGCAGGCCTCTCGTTTTGAAGAAAAATAAACTGAATGTCATTGTGGGGTGTGCGTCATGAACTTTTTTGGCACGGGTAAGACTGCGTTTCATACAATAGTATTGAGCTACAAATCTGATCCTGGTATCACAATTTTTGTTGGCGTGATGACGCTTATTCAGGCAGCTATCATTCCCTTGATCGCGGCTTCTCAGCGTTGGGTCATTGACGCAGCCACGGTTGGATCTTCTCTGTATCTTTTAAGCGCTGTGCTTATTGGCGCATGTGCGTATGGATTGCAGTTGATTGGTCATCGCGTCTCACATAACTATCGTAACGACCTTTCGAATCGTATCCACTTTAGAATTGAGCAGGACATCACGGAGATGACCTCTCGTATTCCAACGATTTTGCATCTGGAAAACAGTCAGTATGTTAATAGAATAGCGTTACTTAAACGCGGTACGTTGGCGTTGGCAAATACGGGGTGGGCACTGGTTCAATCGGTATCATCCACGTTTAGTATCATTTTGAGTATTTGGTTACTGGCAAGTATAGATCCTCTATTTGCTACCCTGGCATTCAGTGCGTTATTAATCTTGCCTTTGTCAAATAGAGCCAAAAATTTTCGTCGAATAGCATTAGAGGAAAGTGTAGAAACGCTTCGCCGCGAGGCCGCCATCCATGATATCTACCTTGATCCTATTAAAAGTAAAGAAGTTTGGATTTCGGGAAATGGCAAGCGTATGAATAATGTGGCCAGCGAGCTTTGGTCACGTGTTCTTAAAACTGAAATAAGAGCGATGTTCCGAGGGGCAGCTTATGAAATTTTTGGCTGGGTTCTTTTTTATTTCCTGTTCGGCGCCGTGCTCGTGAAAACAGCGATGGATTTCCAAGGTGGTCATTTTCTTGCAGGCGATCTGGTCTTATTGATTTCATTATCAGGCCAATTACAGCGTCAGCTTAATGAAAGCGTGCAGGCCATGTCTCAAACTGTTGACGGTGGATTGGTGGCAGAACACTATCAATGGCTACGAGATGCGGCAGAAAGCAGCATGTTTAATACCTCGCCAATATCTGTGGGGAGCGGCAGCGGAATTGAATTCCGTAATGTGTCTTTCAAATATCCAAATAGTGACCGGGTGATCCTGAAAGCGGTAAATCTAACGATCCCATGGGGGACCTCTATTGGTATTGTAGGAATAAATGGGGCAGGAAAAACAACATTAGTAAAGTTGTTGTGTGGACTGCTTCATCCAACAGATGGTGATATATTAATTGATGGTGAGCCACTGAGTAAAAAAAATCTTGATGCGTGGCACTCTCATTGCACTGGTACCTTCCAGGATTTTCTGCAATTGCATTCTTTTTTACGTGAAAGTGTAGGTGTTGGTGATTTACGAAGTATGAATAATGATAATAAAATTATTGATGCTATAAATATGTCGTGTTTTGATGGTTTTATAGACAAGTTTGAGTATCGGTTAGAGACCCAATTAGGGAAAACCTTTGGGGGTGTTGAACTGTCCAAAGGGCAGTGGCAACGTCTAGCTATTGCTCGCGGTTTAATGCGTGATGATGCGCTAATTGCTGTTATGGATGAACCTACAGCCTCATTGGATCCTTTGGCTGAAAATAAAGTTTTCCAACTTTTTTCGAAAAGAACACAAAGCATAAAGAACAATGGTGGCGTTGTTGTTTTGGTATCTCACCGTTTTTCTACGGTTAATATGACTGATGTTATATTAGTCCTTGAAGATGGGGGGGTTGCTGAAATAGGGTCTCATGAAGAATTAATGCGCAAGAGAGGAAAATACTCTTCATTATATCGACTGCAAGCAAAAGCTTATGCCTGACTTCGCCATGCTGAACGAAACTCATTGATAGTGTGAAATCTGTTTTTATTATTTTAGGAGAAAAAATGGCTGATATTAAAGAGATTTTTGATCTTGATGATTGTCTTCGGTCTTTATGGTCCGGATATTCTAATATTTACCAGGATAACACCATTGATAAGACCCGCTTAGAAAAGTTAGGTTATTTTAAACATTTTAGCCATCACTTATGTGGGCCTGGATATTTAAGTCCTTCTGCGATTGCTACAGCAACCAAAAAAGGTTTGTTTGATGATAATGTTTTAGAAGGAGGTGATGTTTTTTTTACTCCTGCCGCATGTTTAAATCTCTATGAACCACTTTTTAGAATTTCTGGGGGTAAAGAATTTACCGTATTAACATCGTTGGCTCAGGTTTACCGTCGTGAAGCTGTTTATAATCCTTACCGAAAATTAAACTTTTGGGTTCGTGAGTTTTTGTTTTTCGGTCGTCGGCACAATATTGATGAAGCTGTCAATCAGCTCGCCGATCGTTTTATGGGCAGATTGTTAGCAAAAAAAGGGGCAATCAACCTTATGCCGGCAACAGATTCATTTGTTCCCAATAGATTTCAAAATCTCATGTCTGGGCGGCAGCAGCTTGAAAATGCAAAGTTGGAGTTTATTTCTTCTGAAGCGAATGTCTCGTTTGGTAGTGTTAATTATCACGGTCAGCATTTTATCAAGAGTTTCAACGTTGAAGCCGATGGTTTTGAAACCGCATGCATTGGTATCGGACTTACACGTTTGAATGAGCTGGTCAAACAAAATATCTTAGAGATTACCTATGACAACTAGCAATTCACTCTTGTTGCGAAGGGCTCAAAGTGTGCAGACCCGACTTAATCTCCCTGTGTTACGTAGAATCATTCGTCTGCCTCCTTCTATTACCGATAATGCAATCGAACATGCGGTGCGGGCTGCATCTGCCAGACATCCATTAAGCTCAGTAGAGTTCAGCCTTTGCAATAAATTACAATTCATTATTCCTGATGCGTGGCCAATTGAATGGAACGAAGGAAATGACAGTCTGGAGACTTTTCGTATTCTTAAAAAAGAGTCTTTGCGTACTGCTGATGTTGTTATCGGCTCAAAGAAATACCCAGACCGCCAAATACATAGTTTCTGTTTAAAAGTAGTTAGGGGGTTGCCTGATACCCAGGTGCGTATTCTTGCGCCGCATACCATAGTTGATGGGTATGGCATGAATACGGTTGTTAACTCGTTTCTTTCATTAGTATCTGGTATTCGGGATATACGACCTCTCGATGAAAAAAAAGAATTTTCACAGTTTGTCGAACATGAACGCTGCCAGCAACAGTGTCCTGACTCCGAATCGAGTGCATTCTGGAATCACTGCTATGAAAATTATAAACCGTTTCCTTTATCCGAATGTGGCGATGGCAGCCTTGAATGTCATGACACATATTTAGAGTTCTCTCTTTCTGATACACAGACGAAATTTCTTTCAACACGATTTTTACGTGCTAAGGCATCGATATCGTCGGGAATATTGACGATATTTTCCCTCTCTTTTTCAAAGGTTTTCGGTGTTGATCAGATTGCCATTCGTATGACGGATAATCAACGGCGTCAAAATAATCGAAGCAACATTGGCGCCTATTTTGCGGAGGACTATGTATTATTTTTGAGGGATCTTGATGCGCTGAGTTTCGATTCTGCTTTAGCTCAAGCTGCCCAGCAGCAGCGTCTTTCTCTAAAGTATATAAATTCATTCCGCCATTTCGACTTGCCAGATATTGGAACGGCAAATATTAAATATCATTATAAGAAAGTATGGCATGCTGGTGCGTTTCATCCAGATATTTCATTGGGCAGCAACAAAGAACCACGTCCAATCGATAAGCTGGTTAGAATTAATGTTATTCCTAATAAGTCCGGGTTGCGAATTCAAGTTATTTGCAATGGGCGTTTAATTAGTGTTGAGCACTGTTCTGAACTAAAGAGAGAAATAATCAAATATCTCCAAGGGGATATTAGAGGATAATTGTATTTTCCTATTTCAGGATTCTGCATGGAGAAGTAAAAACATATTTACCTCGTGAGCTAACGATACTGTTGTTAGCTTTTTTCCCCAGGTTCGGTGTAAGTATCCCATCAAACAGGGCCATTCATGTTGAGAAATTTTCAGCATACTCATGATGTGCATAGCGCGATAAGTCATGTTCAATGTGAACGCATTGAATTTCTATCGCTAACGCGGTGTTTCATGATAATGCTCCTCTCTTATGCATACTTTGAGTATATACTCCGTGTGGTTGTTCAGCAATTAGCCAAGATTTAACTCCAACCCCTTCAACTCCTCAAACGTATAAACCCAAAAAACATGACGGTGCTTCGCTTCCAGCGGGATGTGCTGATGGTTGACGATGGCGTGTTTGATGCTATTGAACAGCAGTTCGAGAGCCAGCTTTTTCTGTGAGTCTGGCACGATGTAGAAAACGTACATCCAGTGCTTTTGAGTACGCGCCAGTAAATGGTTGGTGATAATCGACTGGTAGCGTGCTTTGGTTTTCAGGCGACGCTCGGTTTCAATTGCGATGAACGTTCCGTTCGGGAGTGTGATCACCCCATCTGGGCGATGTTTGACCTGATAGCGGCTGCGGTACGTTGAACAAGCGCCGCTAACCCACCCATAAGCGCCTTTCTTTTCTAAAATAATCCGGGCGAGCTGGTTATCAAGGTGGTGCTCCAGCGTCCAGCCTGTGATTTTGGCAGGCTCAAAGCGTGCAGGAAAGCCGTCATCATCTGGCGTGACTACCGCGGCCAATCCGTCGTTGGTGATCCCCCACAGTGAGATTTTCTCCATCCTTGTGCAAAATGTCTGCTTTTGAATGAATCCCATGTCGATGGCCTTTGCCAGCAACAGATAAAGCGGTTTGTGATTTTTATAATCAAAAAGTAGCATCAGCGTTTTAAAATCGCTGTAGGTTTCTTGTTTCAGAAAATTGAGCAGGATCCGGATCTTTTCGTGATTACGCGCCCGTCGTTCACTGTAATCGTAAATAAGCATGCATCCTCCTTCACATTTTACTGAGGTGTTCGCTCTTTCGGCTTTATCGCCTCATTACATGGGCGCATACCTTGGGGTACTGGCATGAGTCGACGTCATGAGGCGATCTCCCTCAGTGTCAGCATAGTTGTCACCCTCTATGAAAAAGAAACCGAGGGTGATGGAATGACAAATGAAACGTGTTTACCCTGAACGAAAAGCCAGCATACTGGCAAAACTGCTACCCCCCTACAATATGACCGTTGCTGCTGTTGCACAGATGGAAGGAATATCCGAAGCTACCCTTTATAACTGGCGTAATCAGGCCAAATCAGAGGGAAAACCCGTGCCCGGTGCAGAGAAAACAACAGACCAGTGGTCACCAGAAGCGCGCTTTGCCGTGATAGTCGAAACGGCCACGCTCAGTGAGGCCGAAGTAGCAGAATATTGCCGTAAAAAAGGACTTTATCCGGAGCAACTTGTTCAGTGGAAACAGGGGTTTATGCAAACTGAAAATCCCGGTGATAAAGCAGCCTTAAAGCAAAGTCAGAAAGAAAACAAACAGCTAAAGAAAGAGCTTCTCCGTAAAGAAAAAGCCCTTGCGGAGGCGGCTGCCATACTGGTACTGCGAAAAAAGCTCACGGACTACTACGGGGAAACCGACGAGGACGACTGACGCCGGAAGATGAACGGAAACAGTTCATCATCTGGATCAATGAAGCGGTAGCATCGGGCGCACGGCTGATGATTGCCTGTCGTGAAGTCAATCTGAGTCTGCGGACCTTGCGTCGCTGGCAGCGTTCTTCCCGTGACCGGCGACCCGATGCGATAAGGCCGGTACCGCTTAACCAACTGAGTGCTGAGGAAGAAAGCAGGATAAGGGATGTCTGCCATGAACCGGAATATGCCAGCCTTCCACCGTCCCAAATTGTGCCACGGTTGGCTGATAAAGGTCTTTATCTTGCCAGTGAGTCAACGTTTTATCGGATACTACGGCGGTCAGGTGAAGTGCATCGCAGGGGGCGTCAGATACGGCAACAAAAGGTATCAGTTCCGACAACATTCACGGCAACCGGGCCTTGCCAGGTGTGGTCCTGGGACATCACCTGGTTACCTTCGGTAGTGCGCGGTCGCTGGTTTTATCTGTATATGATAATCGACCTGTACAGCCGGAAAATCACGGGTTACGAAGTGCATGAAACGGAAAGTGGCGAACAGGCAGCAGCGTTAATGCAACGCAGTGTGATGCGTGAGGGATGCTGGCGTCAGCCACTGGTACTGCACGCAGATAATGGGGCAGCGATGAAATCACAGACCCTGCAGATGAAACTGCATGAGCTAAATATCACGCCGTCTCATAGCAGACCCCGTGTCAGTAATGATAACGCATATTCAGAGTCGTTGTTCAGGACACTGAAATATGTTCCACAGTGGCCGTCGTCGGGGTTCAGAACGCTGATTGAAGCTCGTCAGTGGGTGGATAAATTTACCCGCTGGTACAACGAAGAGCATCGTCACAGCGGGATACGATATGTGACGCCGGGACAGCGTCACCGTGGCGAAGATAATGTCCTGCTGAAGCAGCGTGATGACCTGTACCGGACGGCACAGAAAGCGCACCCGGAGCGCTGGTCAGGCAAAACGAGAAACTGGCAGTCGGAAGGTCCGGTAACACTGAATCCGGAGCGGGAAACACAGGCCGCTTAACTTAACCAGGGGTGACAACTACCTTGACACTTACCGATCTTGTGGGGATAAAGAGGTGGCCGCTTCGCAGCCATGCGCCGGAAAATACATTTCCCGGCACAAAACGGCGTGCGCCAGTTCATGCGGGCTGGACGCCCTTATTGCCTGGCACATGGGGGTAATGTCGCGGCTGGACGCCACGCCAAAACCCTCAAGGTCAACGGCGGCACACCGTCGCACGCTACGCGCGACTACCCCCTTTGAGACGCCGTTTTTAGCCCACTTTTTCTTTTGCCCGTCCCGGTCAGCGAAAAAATGGGAAAACGCCTTAGCGGGTAGTCGCGCCTCAAGCGTGTTCTGCGTAAGGAACTCCAGACGCGCGGTATTGAACCAAAAGGCTGAACGGTGTTTGAGTCAGTGATATAGCAAATCCTAACGTAGCAAAAGACGTTTGGCAGAATGCCCGGATGGTTTTAAGACAATGCTCCTGACGGGTTTTCTATCACATAGAAAGCCCGTCAGGAGCCAACAAGCGCAGCGCGTTAGCCAGCCGAATGACTCCGCGCATAAATATACGGTGCGACATAGCCCTCACGGTTGACGTCCAGATAATCCGACCACCATTGCATCATTTCGATTCTGGCTTCCAGATGCTCCGCTTTATGCACGTAGGCAGCCCGCACGCCGTTTACCGCTTCACGTTGGGCGGGCACGCTCCAGATATGCGCTTTCAGATTGAATTCATCCCAGCGTGCAAAACGCAGCTCACTGGAGCGCAGGAAAACGTGCAGATTCAGCTCCAGCGCCAGACGGGTCAACGTCCGGCCTTTGTAGCTGTCAATCTTCGCCAGCAGCTCAGGCAGGCGTTTTAGTGGCAGGGCGGGATGATGTTGGGTCGCGACTGGGGTCACGACGCCGTCCAAATCGTAAGCCGGATTGTATTTGATGACGCCCTGCTGGACGGCGTGACGCATGATTTTAGTCAGATGCTGGCGCACCCGTCCGGCGACGTCATGCACGCCTTTATCGTCAATCGCCTTAACCAACTGTGCCAGATGTCGTGTTTCAACCTGAGCGATATCCATTGCGCCAATGGCGGGGAAAACGTAGCGTTTCAGGGAGGTAAGAATTTTATCGGCGTGGGCTTCCGACCAGAGTTTAAGGCTGCTGGTGTGCCATGCCAGAGCGACATACTGAAAGGTGCGGGATTCCTCAACGGCGGGGGTGTTCGTTTTGCGAAGCTGAGAGGGACTGATACCGGACGCCAGCAGCTTACGTGCTGCATCGCGCTTTTCACGGGCTTCCGCCAGCGTAGTTTGCGGGTAGGGGCCAAAAGCCAGA
This genomic interval from Pectobacterium aquaticum contains the following:
- a CDS encoding acyl-CoA dehydrogenase family protein; the protein is MSYSLTPEQNILFESAYKFGCEEILPISLLCEEQENIPRELLAKIGKLGFGAICVPKSLGGLGEDFLASSLVHEALAMSCPAIAAFVSVHNMATGIIAKYGTTALRSEWLERLVTMESIASYCLTEPHCGSDAVSLTTTAVKEEGGYKTTGTKSFITGGGYSDIYLVMVRTGGKGPLGISALCVEKETNGLRFASPEKKMGWKSHSTSKILLEDCLIPISNLVGREGHGFRLAMEALNEGRLNIASCSLGGAQAAFNKAVLYMSDRTAFGKKLKDFQALQFKIAEMETELQSSRAMLRLAAKKMDDRTKDATTYCAMAKLMVTERSSRVANDALQILGGYGYLTDYGIEKIVRDLRVHQIVEGSSEVMKEIISSSIFHK
- a CDS encoding ABC transporter ATP-binding protein codes for the protein MKQLSYPRFPYFSLSDFSIHQLTVFFRERMQLLKLFASGGTLFILAAAAMIAAGGIISVLLPGFAHQVVADMTSNSESKPVFYSVLYLSLALFSLQALEIVRSYIGKIAAKRIDGTIRMQVRNIILSVRGMEQLEQAEFQQMVEKASDQGLTWRIRSAGTAAIGQLQLIARIVSVLGMAFALAHYFPLLAGFLFISTSFLRAVGLRQWLFLEKFKDDRLSEKRKVDYWSALATTPEPAKEIRIFGLSGWVSEKRKAAHLMWLSDYWRVRRKILNNQVFPAALAVINGIAALYIPGASAFNGEISNADLAACLVAAWGIFKMATIGGEAYDIEYGRTAITALDTLKASIYPEPDSGVSVDNSLPDIVFRNISFKYPNSPNAIFENFNLHIKPRERIAIVGSNGVGKTTLIKLLAGLYLPDSGEILINGKDIRELNISSWRKRMSVLFQDFIRYPLSIRENITASAPGEISTDDELMELLTRCGAAEVVRKNDRGLDTEVWRTGMQGNDLSGGEWQKLALTRVIYAAFHGRKVIILDEPTAHMDVHADVEFFDRVNRLAGDSTVIIISHRLSTVRFADRIILLNNGVVAEQGNHEQLMFQNGAYANLFNLQASRFEEK
- a CDS encoding ABC transporter ATP-binding protein — translated: MNFFGTGKTAFHTIVLSYKSDPGITIFVGVMTLIQAAIIPLIAASQRWVIDAATVGSSLYLLSAVLIGACAYGLQLIGHRVSHNYRNDLSNRIHFRIEQDITEMTSRIPTILHLENSQYVNRIALLKRGTLALANTGWALVQSVSSTFSIILSIWLLASIDPLFATLAFSALLILPLSNRAKNFRRIALEESVETLRREAAIHDIYLDPIKSKEVWISGNGKRMNNVASELWSRVLKTEIRAMFRGAAYEIFGWVLFYFLFGAVLVKTAMDFQGGHFLAGDLVLLISLSGQLQRQLNESVQAMSQTVDGGLVAEHYQWLRDAAESSMFNTSPISVGSGSGIEFRNVSFKYPNSDRVILKAVNLTIPWGTSIGIVGINGAGKTTLVKLLCGLLHPTDGDILIDGEPLSKKNLDAWHSHCTGTFQDFLQLHSFLRESVGVGDLRSMNNDNKIIDAINMSCFDGFIDKFEYRLETQLGKTFGGVELSKGQWQRLAIARGLMRDDALIAVMDEPTASLDPLAENKVFQLFSKRTQSIKNNGGVVVLVSHRFSTVNMTDVILVLEDGGVAEIGSHEELMRKRGKYSSLYRLQAKAYA
- a CDS encoding condensation domain-containing protein, encoding MTTSNSLLLRRAQSVQTRLNLPVLRRIIRLPPSITDNAIEHAVRAASARHPLSSVEFSLCNKLQFIIPDAWPIEWNEGNDSLETFRILKKESLRTADVVIGSKKYPDRQIHSFCLKVVRGLPDTQVRILAPHTIVDGYGMNTVVNSFLSLVSGIRDIRPLDEKKEFSQFVEHERCQQQCPDSESSAFWNHCYENYKPFPLSECGDGSLECHDTYLEFSLSDTQTKFLSTRFLRAKASISSGILTIFSLSFSKVFGVDQIAIRMTDNQRRQNNRSNIGAYFAEDYVLFLRDLDALSFDSALAQAAQQQRLSLKYINSFRHFDLPDIGTANIKYHYKKVWHAGAFHPDISLGSNKEPRPIDKLVRINVIPNKSGLRIQVICNGRLISVEHCSELKREIIKYLQGDIRG
- the mobC gene encoding MobC family replication-relaxation protein gives rise to the protein MLIYDYSERRARNHEKIRILLNFLKQETYSDFKTLMLLFDYKNHKPLYLLLAKAIDMGFIQKQTFCTRMEKISLWGITNDGLAAVVTPDDDGFPARFEPAKITGWTLEHHLDNQLARIILEKKGAYGWVSGACSTYRSRYQVKHRPDGVITLPNGTFIAIETERRLKTKARYQSIITNHLLARTQKHWMYVFYIVPDSQKKLALELLFNSIKHAIVNHQHIPLEAKHRHVFWVYTFEELKGLELNLG
- a CDS encoding IS3 family transposase (programmed frameshift) — encoded protein: MKRVYPERKASILAKLLPPYNMTVAAVAQMEGISEATLYNWRNQAKSEGKPVPGAEKTTDQWSPEARFAVIVETATLSEAEVAEYCRKKGLYPEQLVQWKQGFMQTENPGDKAALKQSQKENKQLKKELLRKEKALAEAAAILVLRKKLTDLLRGNRRGRLTPEDERKQFIIWINEAVASGARLMIACREVNLSLRTLRRWQRSSRDRRPDAIRPVPLNQLSAEEESRIRDVCHEPEYASLPPSQIVPRLADKGLYLASESTFYRILRRSGEVHRRGRQIRQQKVSVPTTFTATGPCQVWSWDITWLPSVVRGRWFYLYMIIDLYSRKITGYEVHETESGEQAAALMQRSVMREGCWRQPLVLHADNGAAMKSQTLQMKLHELNITPSHSRPRVSNDNAYSESLFRTLKYVPQWPSSGFRTLIEARQWVDKFTRWYNEEHRHSGIRYVTPGQRHRGEDNVLLKQRDDLYRTAQKAHPERWSGKTRNWQSEGPVTLNPERETQAA
- a CDS encoding tyrosine-type recombinase/integrase; the protein is MLTDSKVRSAKPLAKSYKLTDSQGLYLTVSTSGTKLWYFRYRFGGKENRLAFGPYPQTTLAEAREKRDAARKLLASGISPSQLRKTNTPAVEESRTFQYVALAWHTSSLKLWSEAHADKILTSLKRYVFPAIGAMDIAQVETRHLAQLVKAIDDKGVHDVAGRVRQHLTKIMRHAVQQGVIKYNPAYDLDGVVTPVATQHHPALPLKRLPELLAKIDSYKGRTLTRLALELNLHVFLRSSELRFARWDEFNLKAHIWSVPAQREAVNGVRAAYVHKAEHLEARIEMMQWWSDYLDVNREGYVAPYIYARSHSAG